A region from the Sphingomonas flavescens genome encodes:
- a CDS encoding VOC family protein: MSLPPFHIAFPVDDLEAARRFYGELFGCPEGRSADHWIDFNLYGHQIVAHLAPDAAPGRATNPVDGEAVPVPHFGVVLPMSDWRALADRLQAAEVDFVIAPTVRFAGERGEQATMFLLDPAGNALEFKAMADPANLFAKN; the protein is encoded by the coding sequence ATGTCTTTGCCACCATTCCACATCGCGTTCCCCGTCGACGATTTGGAAGCGGCACGACGCTTCTACGGGGAACTATTCGGCTGTCCGGAAGGGCGCAGCGCGGATCACTGGATCGACTTCAATCTCTACGGGCATCAGATTGTTGCGCACCTCGCGCCCGACGCGGCGCCAGGCCGGGCCACGAACCCCGTCGATGGCGAAGCAGTCCCGGTCCCGCATTTCGGGGTCGTGTTGCCGATGAGCGACTGGCGCGCGCTCGCGGATCGCCTGCAGGCTGCAGAGGTCGATTTCGTGATAGCTCCAACCGTTCGCTTCGCGGGCGAGCGTGGCGAGCAGGCGACCATGTTCCTGCTCGATCCCGCGGGCAATGCGCTCGAGTTCAAGGCAATGGCCGATCCCGCCAACCTTTTCGCGAAGAACTAA
- the ybeY gene encoding rRNA maturation RNase YbeY gives MLEIDVEADEEWDSSRPWAELVRGAAEAAIAESAYLHLAETERPIELSVRLTSDEEVRALNDTWRDKDKPTNVLSFPLAEPEQFRQAMVAGPELLLGDIVLARGVCVAEAADKGISVDHHATHLLIHGTLHLLGYDHLDDETAEDMEAREVRALSRLGIADPYKVAA, from the coding sequence ATGCTGGAGATCGACGTCGAAGCCGACGAGGAATGGGACAGTAGCAGGCCTTGGGCCGAGCTCGTCCGCGGCGCCGCCGAAGCGGCTATCGCCGAAAGCGCTTACCTTCATCTCGCGGAAACCGAGCGGCCGATCGAACTGTCGGTTCGGCTGACCAGCGACGAGGAAGTGCGGGCGCTCAACGACACCTGGCGCGATAAGGACAAGCCGACTAACGTCCTCTCATTCCCGCTCGCGGAGCCTGAGCAATTCAGGCAGGCAATGGTTGCCGGTCCCGAACTATTGCTTGGCGATATCGTCCTTGCTCGCGGCGTTTGCGTTGCCGAAGCCGCCGACAAGGGCATTAGCGTCGATCACCACGCCACGCATCTTCTGATCCATGGGACGCTTCATCTGCTGGGCTATGATCATCTGGATGATGAAACCGCCGAGGACATGGAAGCGCGCGAAGTCCGCGCCCTGAGCCGGCTTGGCATTGCTGATCCCTACAAGGTCGCGGCCTGA
- the miaB gene encoding tRNA (N6-isopentenyl adenosine(37)-C2)-methylthiotransferase MiaB: MTPKTFKIKSFGCQMNVYDGDRMAELLSQQGLTVTEDTEAADLVVLNTCHIREKAADKAYSDVGRLRREDGSRPLVALAGCVAQAEGAEAKRRSPMIDIVVGPQAYHRLPEMVAQVARGARPVDTDMPAISKFDALPPRRQATPSSFLTIQEGCDKFCTYCVVPYTRGAEISRPWQDIVAEAHELVDGGARELVLLGQNVNAWAYDGRDFADLIRELARIDDLHRIRYTTSHPADMNEALIAAHAEVDKLMPYLHLPVQSGSNRILKAMNRSHTVESYLATLEKMRAVRPGIALSGDFIVGFPGETEQDFEDTLRLVDAVGYASAYSFKYSPRPGTPAATMEDQIPREIMDDRLQRLQARIIEQQLAFNRTKVGRDTQILIERQGRHGMQMIGRSPWLQSVHVETSAVPGDIIDVAIVGAGQNSLTGAELRRVAA, from the coding sequence ATGACGCCCAAGACCTTTAAGATCAAAAGCTTCGGTTGCCAGATGAACGTCTACGACGGCGACCGCATGGCCGAGTTGCTGTCGCAGCAGGGCCTAACCGTGACCGAAGACACGGAAGCGGCGGACCTCGTCGTGCTGAACACCTGCCACATTCGCGAGAAAGCGGCCGACAAGGCCTATTCGGACGTGGGCCGGTTGCGGCGCGAGGATGGGTCGAGACCGCTAGTCGCCTTGGCGGGCTGTGTCGCGCAGGCGGAAGGCGCCGAGGCGAAGCGCCGCTCGCCGATGATCGACATCGTCGTCGGCCCGCAGGCCTATCACCGGCTGCCCGAGATGGTCGCGCAGGTGGCGCGCGGCGCGCGCCCGGTGGACACGGACATGCCGGCGATCAGCAAGTTCGATGCGCTACCGCCGCGCCGGCAGGCGACGCCGTCGTCGTTCCTTACGATCCAGGAAGGCTGCGATAAATTCTGCACCTATTGCGTCGTGCCTTACACGCGGGGCGCGGAGATCTCCCGCCCGTGGCAGGACATCGTCGCCGAAGCGCATGAGCTGGTTGACGGCGGCGCGCGTGAGCTTGTTCTGCTCGGCCAGAACGTCAACGCCTGGGCGTACGACGGTAGGGATTTCGCCGACCTGATCCGCGAGCTGGCGCGGATCGATGACCTTCACCGCATCCGCTACACCACCAGCCATCCGGCCGACATGAACGAGGCGCTGATCGCTGCGCACGCCGAAGTCGACAAGTTGATGCCTTATCTGCACCTCCCCGTGCAGTCGGGCAGCAACCGCATTCTTAAAGCCATGAATCGCAGTCACACGGTCGAGAGCTATCTCGCCACGCTGGAAAAGATGCGCGCAGTCCGGCCCGGCATCGCGCTTTCCGGCGACTTCATCGTCGGTTTCCCCGGCGAGACCGAGCAGGACTTCGAGGACACGCTGCGGCTGGTCGATGCCGTCGGCTACGCATCGGCTTACTCATTCAAATATAGTCCGCGGCCCGGCACGCCAGCCGCCACGATGGAGGACCAGATCCCGCGCGAAATCATGGACGATCGCCTGCAACGGCTGCAGGCACGGATCATCGAGCAGCAACTGGCGTTCAACCGGACGAAAGTGGGCCGCGACACGCAAATTTTGATTGAGCGCCAGGGACGTCACGGCATGCAGATGATCGGCCGTTCGCCGTGGTTGCAGTCCGTCCATGTCGAAACCAGCGCTGTTCCCGGCGACATCATCGACGTCGCGATCGTCGGCGCAGGCCAGAACAGCCTGACGGGCGCCGAGCTGCGGCGGGTGGCCGCCTGA
- the lnt gene encoding apolipoprotein N-acyltransferase, whose translation MKFVLYAFLAGAASAFAFEPMALWPLLPVAFAVLCELICRAKSLGRGLLLGWAFGLGQFVVGLNWIATAFTFQAAMPAWLGWIAVVLLSIYLAIYPAMAAGIAWRFGRDNRVALVLTLGGAWAITEWLRGTMFTGFPWNPAAASLAPTTLISITAMIGTYGLSGLVVLLGGAIWLEYRKQWLPLVLIVAATGLLWLLPADVVPADPLTVRNVRIVQPNIGQEDKWRPGFDQEAARRLALLSGRPGDDRLLLWPEAAITDPLQDNRPGDPQAFAAFQRAQAASLLGPNDKLLTGGIAVWSRDGQHLNGAANSIYALAPGGRIVGRYDKAHLVPYGEYLPMRPLLSAIGLSRLAPGDVDFTSGSGPRSIDLGEPWGRVGLQLCYEIIFSGHVVDERNRPSFIFNPSNDAWFGRWGPPQHLAQARLRAAEEGVPVIRSTPTGISAVIDARGNLVKSLPWRTSGAIDAVIPAASLAPPPFARFGNAIPILLGFLLIIGGIAVGRRRR comes from the coding sequence ATGAAGTTCGTCCTTTACGCCTTCCTGGCCGGCGCCGCCTCGGCTTTCGCATTCGAGCCCATGGCGCTCTGGCCGCTGCTGCCCGTCGCCTTCGCGGTTCTTTGCGAGCTCATCTGCCGCGCAAAGAGCCTCGGCCGCGGCCTGTTGCTCGGCTGGGCGTTCGGGCTCGGCCAGTTCGTGGTCGGCCTTAACTGGATCGCGACCGCATTCACCTTTCAGGCAGCGATGCCGGCCTGGCTTGGCTGGATCGCGGTCGTTCTTCTGTCCATCTATCTCGCCATCTATCCGGCAATGGCCGCGGGCATTGCCTGGCGCTTCGGGCGCGACAACCGGGTCGCCCTCGTTCTGACGCTTGGTGGGGCTTGGGCGATTACCGAATGGCTGCGAGGCACGATGTTCACCGGCTTCCCGTGGAACCCCGCCGCCGCGTCTTTGGCGCCGACAACCTTGATCAGCATTACCGCGATGATCGGCACCTATGGGCTGTCGGGCCTGGTGGTGCTGCTCGGCGGCGCAATCTGGCTGGAATATCGCAAGCAATGGTTACCTCTCGTCCTGATCGTCGCGGCGACCGGCCTGCTGTGGCTCCTTCCGGCGGACGTCGTCCCAGCCGATCCGCTGACCGTGCGCAATGTTCGCATCGTGCAACCGAATATCGGTCAGGAAGATAAGTGGCGCCCCGGGTTCGACCAGGAAGCCGCCCGGCGGCTAGCGTTGCTGTCCGGACGGCCCGGCGACGATAGGCTTCTTCTGTGGCCCGAGGCTGCGATCACCGATCCGCTGCAGGACAATCGGCCGGGCGATCCGCAGGCATTCGCCGCCTTCCAGCGTGCGCAGGCGGCTTCGCTTCTTGGGCCGAACGACAAGTTGCTGACCGGCGGGATCGCAGTGTGGTCGCGCGATGGTCAGCATCTGAACGGAGCGGCAAACAGCATTTACGCGCTGGCGCCGGGCGGCAGGATCGTGGGCCGCTACGACAAGGCGCACCTCGTCCCCTACGGAGAATATCTGCCGATGCGTCCGCTGCTGTCGGCTATCGGCCTGTCGCGGCTCGCGCCTGGGGACGTCGACTTCACCTCCGGTTCAGGCCCCCGCTCGATCGACCTCGGCGAACCTTGGGGCAGGGTCGGACTGCAGCTCTGTTACGAAATCATTTTCTCCGGCCATGTGGTCGATGAGCGCAATCGGCCCAGCTTCATTTTCAACCCGTCGAACGATGCGTGGTTCGGCCGCTGGGGTCCACCGCAACACCTTGCTCAGGCGAGATTGCGAGCGGCGGAAGAAGGTGTGCCCGTTATTCGTTCGACCCCGACGGGCATCAGCGCGGTGATCGATGCCCGTGGTAATCTTGTGAAGTCGCTGCCGTGGCGGACCTCCGGCGCGATCGACGCGGTGATCCCGGCCGCATCGCTGGCCCCGCCCCCCTTCGCGCGTTTCGGCAACGCGATCCCGATCCTGCTCGGTTTCCTGCTGATCATCGGCGGCATTGCGGTGGGCCGCCGCCGCCGCTAG
- a CDS encoding PhoH family protein gives MARRDLAAVPANEEGRARLELEFDQPYLLGPLFGDYDRHLINIENRLGVHINARGNRVQIEGEPDAASRARDVLVGLYNRLDQGHDVDAEAVEAVLGMAAQPNLDGIIKDEVTSAPKVMIRTRKKTIVPRSPVQTVYMEALARDDMIFALGPAGTGKTYLAVAQAVAMLITGQVDRLILSRPAVEAGERLGFLPGDMKEKVDPYLRPLYDALYDMLPTEQVERRIASGEIEIAPIAFMRGRTLSDAFIILDEAQNTTPQQMKMFLTRFGMRSRMVICGDPNQTDLPRGVESGLADAVAKLEGIPKLSMVRFGAADVVRHPLVGRIVEAYEGPEA, from the coding sequence ATGGCCCGCCGCGACCTCGCCGCCGTCCCTGCCAATGAGGAGGGTCGCGCCAGGCTCGAGCTGGAGTTCGACCAGCCCTATCTGCTCGGCCCCTTGTTCGGCGACTACGACCGCCATCTGATCAATATCGAGAATCGGCTGGGCGTGCACATCAATGCGCGCGGCAATCGGGTGCAGATCGAAGGCGAGCCCGACGCGGCTTCGCGCGCCCGCGACGTGCTGGTCGGGCTCTACAACCGGCTTGATCAGGGTCACGATGTCGATGCTGAAGCAGTCGAAGCCGTTCTCGGCATGGCCGCGCAACCTAATCTGGACGGGATCATCAAAGACGAGGTTACCTCCGCGCCCAAGGTGATGATCCGCACGCGCAAGAAGACGATCGTTCCGCGCTCGCCGGTCCAGACCGTCTATATGGAAGCGCTGGCCCGCGACGACATGATCTTCGCGCTCGGCCCCGCGGGGACGGGTAAGACCTACTTGGCGGTCGCGCAGGCGGTAGCGATGCTGATCACCGGTCAGGTCGACCGGCTGATCCTGTCACGCCCGGCGGTCGAGGCTGGCGAGCGGCTGGGCTTCCTGCCCGGCGACATGAAGGAAAAGGTCGATCCCTATCTGCGTCCGCTCTACGACGCGCTGTACGACATGCTGCCGACCGAGCAGGTCGAGCGCCGCATCGCATCCGGCGAGATCGAGATCGCCCCGATCGCCTTCATGCGTGGACGGACGCTGAGCGACGCCTTCATCATCCTCGACGAGGCGCAAAACACCACGCCGCAGCAGATGAAGATGTTTCTCACCCGCTTCGGCATGCGTAGCCGCATGGTAATCTGCGGCGATCCCAACCAGACCGACCTTCCGCGCGGCGTGGAATCGGGACTCGCCGATGCGGTCGCAAAGCTGGAAGGTATTCCGAAGCTCAGCATGGTTCGATTTGGCGCGGCCGACGTCGTACGCCACCCCCTCGTCGGGCGCATCGTCGAAGCCTATGAAGGCCCGGAGGCATAG
- the metK gene encoding methionine adenosyltransferase: MRSSYLFTSESVSEGHPDKVADQISDAIVDLFLSKDPEARVACETMTTTNRVVLAGEIRGQGIMDEAGNWAPGVRDEIEHAVRNTVKRIGYEQDGFHWDRLDFANHLHPQSAHIAQGVDAGDDKDEGAGDQGIMFGFACDETPDLMPATLYYSHKILMEMAKDRHSGAAPFLEPDAKSQVTFRFEDGKPAKATAIVVSTQHKPGYDRGEKQAELHAYVKDVVARVMPQQLLGNETVYHINPTGSFEIGGPDGDAGVTGRKIIVDTYGGAAPHGGGAFSGKDPTKVDRSAAYAARYLAKNIVAAGLAKRCTIQLAYAIGVSEPLSLYVDTHGTGTVGDDRIEAAIGSIGKLGKLTPRGIRTHLGLNKPIYQATAAYGHFGRDADGDHFPWERVDLVDDLKAAVA; this comes from the coding sequence ATGCGCAGCTCGTACCTGTTCACCTCCGAATCCGTTTCCGAAGGCCACCCGGACAAGGTCGCCGACCAGATTTCCGACGCGATCGTGGACTTGTTCCTGTCGAAAGATCCCGAAGCGCGCGTCGCATGTGAGACGATGACCACGACAAACCGCGTGGTGCTGGCTGGCGAAATCCGCGGTCAGGGAATCATGGACGAAGCGGGCAATTGGGCGCCAGGCGTCCGCGATGAGATCGAGCACGCCGTCCGCAATACCGTGAAGCGGATTGGCTATGAGCAAGACGGCTTCCATTGGGACCGTCTCGACTTCGCCAACCACCTGCACCCGCAGTCGGCCCATATCGCGCAGGGCGTTGATGCCGGTGACGACAAGGACGAAGGCGCTGGCGATCAGGGCATCATGTTCGGTTTCGCCTGCGACGAGACCCCCGACCTGATGCCGGCGACGCTCTACTACAGCCACAAGATCCTGATGGAGATGGCCAAGGACCGCCACAGCGGCGCCGCGCCGTTCCTGGAGCCCGACGCCAAAAGCCAGGTTACGTTCCGCTTTGAAGACGGCAAGCCGGCCAAGGCCACGGCGATCGTTGTCTCGACCCAGCACAAGCCGGGCTACGACCGTGGCGAGAAGCAGGCCGAGCTCCACGCCTACGTAAAGGACGTGGTCGCCCGCGTGATGCCGCAGCAGCTACTCGGCAACGAGACGGTCTACCACATCAATCCGACCGGCAGCTTCGAGATCGGTGGGCCAGACGGCGACGCGGGCGTCACCGGCCGCAAGATCATCGTCGATACGTACGGCGGGGCGGCTCCGCACGGCGGCGGCGCCTTCTCGGGCAAGGACCCGACCAAGGTCGACCGCTCCGCGGCTTATGCCGCGCGCTACCTCGCCAAGAACATCGTCGCGGCCGGCCTTGCCAAGCGCTGCACGATCCAGCTTGCCTACGCGATCGGCGTGTCCGAGCCGCTATCGCTCTATGTCGATACGCACGGCACAGGCACGGTCGGCGACGACCGCATCGAGGCTGCAATCGGCAGCATCGGCAAGCTCGGCAAGTTGACGCCGCGCGGCATACGCACGCACCTCGGCCTCAACAAGCCGATCTATCAGGCGACCGCGGCTTATGGTCACTTCGGCCGCGATGCCGACGGCGACCACTTCCCGTGGGAACGCGTCGACCTGGTCGACGACCTGAAGGCGGCCGTTGCCTGA
- a CDS encoding DUF2231 domain-containing protein: protein MAEIVEERPARRVGIAGHPYSALFLPVPIVCFTGALLTDIAYVNSEGNLLWLNFSSWLLAAGMLFAVIAGILMLIDLARLPQLRTNIGWGSLGLLAAAGIVEFINNLIHARDGWTAVVPAGLILSAIGTILIMSHGWLWHESRYGVGGRP, encoded by the coding sequence ATGGCCGAAATCGTCGAAGAACGACCGGCGCGGCGCGTCGGGATCGCGGGTCATCCGTACAGCGCGCTGTTCCTGCCGGTGCCCATCGTATGTTTCACCGGAGCGCTGCTTACCGACATCGCGTACGTGAATAGCGAAGGCAATTTGCTGTGGCTGAACTTCTCCAGCTGGCTGCTCGCCGCCGGGATGCTGTTCGCGGTGATTGCCGGCATCCTGATGCTGATCGATCTCGCACGGCTCCCGCAATTGCGGACGAACATCGGCTGGGGCTCGCTCGGCCTGCTTGCAGCGGCCGGCATCGTCGAATTCATCAACAACCTGATCCACGCGCGCGATGGCTGGACGGCAGTCGTCCCGGCCGGCCTCATCCTGTCGGCAATCGGCACGATCCTCATCATGTCGCACGGGTGGCTTTGGCACGAATCCCGCTACGGGGTGGGAGGCCGGCCATGA
- a CDS encoding hemolysin family protein has protein sequence MATRNDEAGGSRLWRGMRHLIFGEDSESTLREEIEEAIDEAEDARPVAGDLSPAERQMLRNLLHFGEQTAGDIGVTRGDIIAVPDTISFEALVAAFADAGHSRLPVYGDSLDKVVGMIHIKDVFVASVDAERDRSIAALMRDPLFVPESMGVIELLARMRSQRIHLAIVVDEFGGTEGLVTIEDVVEEIVGEIEDEHDEDAVGQLTMLDDGVWEADARIELEELAQAVDPRLSSDEDEVDTLGGLMFLLAGHIPAKGECLVHSSGWRLESVDSDPRRIIRVRLHAPESEPVEEA, from the coding sequence ATGGCGACGCGCAACGACGAAGCGGGCGGTTCCCGACTATGGCGCGGCATGCGTCACCTGATCTTCGGTGAGGACAGCGAGTCCACGCTCCGCGAGGAGATCGAGGAAGCGATCGACGAGGCGGAGGACGCCCGCCCCGTCGCGGGTGACCTTTCCCCGGCCGAGCGGCAGATGCTGCGCAACCTGCTGCACTTCGGCGAGCAGACCGCCGGCGATATCGGCGTCACACGCGGAGATATCATCGCCGTGCCGGACACGATCAGCTTCGAAGCATTGGTCGCGGCGTTCGCCGACGCCGGTCACAGCCGCCTGCCCGTCTATGGCGACAGCCTCGATAAGGTCGTCGGCATGATCCACATCAAGGATGTGTTCGTGGCCAGCGTCGATGCCGAACGCGACCGCTCGATCGCCGCGCTGATGCGCGACCCTTTGTTCGTGCCCGAATCGATGGGCGTTATTGAACTGCTCGCCCGCATGCGCAGCCAACGAATCCACCTCGCGATCGTGGTCGACGAATTCGGGGGTACCGAAGGCCTGGTCACCATCGAGGACGTGGTCGAGGAAATCGTTGGCGAGATCGAGGACGAGCATGACGAGGATGCGGTTGGTCAGCTCACCATGCTCGACGACGGTGTGTGGGAAGCGGATGCGCGGATCGAGCTCGAAGAACTGGCGCAGGCCGTCGACCCCCGACTCTCATCCGATGAAGACGAAGTCGACACGCTTGGCGGTCTGATGTTCCTGCTTGCCGGTCACATCCCGGCGAAAGGCGAATGCCTCGTCCATTCCTCGGGATGGAGACTGGAGTCCGTCGATTCCGATCCGCGGCGGATCATCCGTGTGCGGTTGCACGCGCCCGAAAGTGAGCCGGTCGAAGAAGCTTAG
- a CDS encoding sorbosone dehydrogenase family protein: MNRLILAALITAPLAACGNPQDKIEPSQQMGRNPLLPKPAQGLIADVGVPKVVGWKAGETPTVPAGFHIEAMATGLVNPRTILPLANGDVLVVEGQRTGSEPVDRPKDPIRDFIMSIAHGGGGAKETSGNNSGPPQRITLLRDANGDGKPELRSVLVDHLNAPFGVAVVGNNLYVANTDSIVRYAFTPGQAQIAERPQKVIDLPGGLIDHHWTKSLVASPDGSKLYAGVGSNSNVQERGPEAETNRAAIWEIDPSTGAFRVFASGLRNPNGLTFYPGTNVLWTVVNERDELGPNAVPDYMTSVRPGAFYGWPWSYYGQHVDPRPRPQRPDMVAKAIPPDYALSSHVAALGLAFYTGNTFPAGFRGGAFVGEHGSWNRNQYNGYHVVFVRFAQGRPVGLPMEFVGGFLNGKGEARGRPVGVAVDRTGALLVADDAGNTVWRVTYTGGGTPKPAA; the protein is encoded by the coding sequence ATGAACAGGCTGATCCTCGCCGCGCTCATCACCGCTCCGCTTGCTGCTTGCGGAAATCCTCAGGACAAGATTGAGCCTTCGCAGCAGATGGGCCGGAACCCCTTGCTGCCCAAGCCGGCGCAAGGGCTGATCGCCGACGTCGGCGTACCCAAGGTCGTAGGCTGGAAAGCAGGCGAGACGCCAACAGTGCCGGCAGGCTTCCACATCGAAGCGATGGCGACGGGACTGGTCAATCCACGCACCATTCTGCCTTTGGCTAATGGGGATGTCCTTGTGGTCGAGGGTCAGCGCACCGGGTCGGAGCCGGTGGACCGGCCGAAAGATCCGATCCGCGACTTCATCATGTCCATCGCGCACGGTGGTGGCGGGGCGAAAGAAACGTCGGGCAACAACAGCGGTCCGCCGCAACGGATTACGTTGCTCCGCGATGCGAACGGCGATGGCAAACCGGAACTGCGATCAGTCCTCGTTGACCACCTCAATGCGCCGTTCGGCGTCGCAGTGGTCGGCAACAACCTGTACGTGGCGAACACGGATTCGATTGTCCGTTATGCGTTCACGCCGGGCCAGGCGCAGATTGCGGAGCGACCGCAGAAGGTCATCGACCTGCCTGGCGGCCTGATCGACCATCATTGGACGAAAAGCCTCGTCGCGAGTCCTGACGGATCGAAGCTCTATGCCGGCGTTGGTTCAAACAGCAACGTCCAGGAACGGGGCCCCGAAGCCGAGACTAATCGCGCCGCGATCTGGGAAATCGATCCCAGCACCGGTGCCTTCCGAGTCTTCGCCAGCGGGCTGCGCAACCCGAACGGCCTGACCTTTTACCCCGGCACCAATGTGCTGTGGACCGTGGTCAACGAGCGTGATGAGCTCGGTCCCAATGCCGTGCCAGACTATATGACTTCGGTTCGCCCGGGCGCGTTCTACGGTTGGCCATGGAGCTATTATGGGCAGCACGTAGATCCGCGACCGCGTCCGCAGCGGCCCGACATGGTCGCGAAGGCCATCCCACCCGATTATGCGCTCAGCTCGCACGTGGCGGCGCTGGGTCTGGCCTTCTACACCGGCAATACGTTCCCTGCGGGTTTCCGCGGCGGAGCGTTCGTCGGTGAACATGGCAGCTGGAACCGCAACCAGTACAACGGCTATCACGTCGTCTTCGTGCGGTTCGCCCAAGGTCGCCCTGTCGGCCTACCGATGGAATTCGTCGGCGGCTTCCTCAACGGCAAAGGCGAAGCGCGCGGACGCCCGGTCGGCGTTGCGGTCGATCGCACGGGTGCCCTGCTGGTTGCCGACGATGCCGGCAACACGGTGTGGCGTGTGACCTATACGGGCGGCGGCACTCCCAAGCCCGCCGCCTGA
- the trmB gene encoding tRNA (guanine(46)-N(7))-methyltransferase TrmB: MTAFKSGDPLTLNRLYGRSSGHKLRQGQQELIDRLLPQLEIPADGELTALGLFGEDRPLHFEIGFGSGEHLADRADMLPDHGFIAVEPFLNGVATALGHVRDKHLANVRLWRGDALEVLPRVPDGTLSFIYLLHPDPWPKARHAKRRMMNDGPVDLFAAKLRPGGEFRLATDDPTYLTWSLMVMQRHTKQFEWLAERPKDFLGPPGGWIETRYGAKSRREGRQPYYLRYRRA; encoded by the coding sequence ATGACCGCGTTCAAATCCGGCGATCCGCTGACTCTCAACCGGCTTTATGGTCGTTCCAGTGGGCACAAGCTTCGGCAGGGCCAGCAAGAGCTGATCGACCGGCTGTTGCCGCAGCTCGAGATACCAGCTGACGGCGAGCTGACCGCGCTTGGGCTATTCGGCGAAGACCGTCCGCTGCACTTCGAAATCGGCTTCGGTTCCGGTGAGCACCTGGCTGACCGCGCCGACATGCTGCCCGACCACGGCTTCATCGCCGTCGAGCCGTTCCTCAACGGCGTCGCCACTGCACTCGGGCATGTGCGCGACAAGCATCTGGCCAATGTGCGCTTATGGCGTGGCGACGCCTTGGAAGTTTTGCCGCGGGTGCCCGACGGCACGCTCAGCTTCATCTATCTGCTGCACCCCGACCCCTGGCCCAAAGCGCGGCACGCGAAGCGGCGGATGATGAACGACGGTCCAGTCGACCTGTTTGCGGCCAAGCTGCGTCCCGGTGGCGAGTTCCGGTTGGCGACCGACGATCCGACCTACCTGACCTGGTCGCTGATGGTCATGCAGCGGCACACGAAGCAATTCGAATGGCTTGCCGAGCGGCCCAAGGATTTCCTCGGTCCGCCCGGCGGCTGGATCGAGACCCGCTACGGCGCCAAGTCACGCCGCGAGGGTCGCCAACCCTATTATCTCCGTTACCGCCGCGCCTGA
- a CDS encoding PQQ-dependent sugar dehydrogenase: MKPHPVHAIGLLFLAACSSATPSDAQEASVGRANAEPAAAPFMTTPIATFDAPWAMDFLPGSSRALVTEKAGRLWLIDVNGGAKKSVAGVPAVVSDGQGGLLDVKVGPGFARDGGIYFTFSEASQNGGSQLALARGNLIDGTGAARLDKVQVIWRNPTGGKGGHFGARIAIAPDGKSLFLSAGERQRFMPAQDPNLPMGKILHLTLDGKPVAAGRPGASSVTVIDPPTDSEVAKQATGRTVTWPGTNNTLAETWTSGHRNPLGLAFAPDGRLWEIEMGPKGGDELNLILKGRNYGYPRVSNGTNYNGVDIPDHKPGDGFEAPKAWWNPSISPADLLIYSGTMFPQWTGDALIPALSGQALIHVPLRGDRAGKAEQWDMGKRIRAVDQGPDGAVYLLEDEAGARLLKLTPTQARR; this comes from the coding sequence ATGAAGCCGCATCCGGTGCACGCAATAGGGCTGTTGTTTCTCGCTGCGTGCAGCAGCGCGACGCCAAGCGATGCCCAGGAAGCCTCCGTCGGCAGGGCCAATGCCGAACCGGCCGCGGCGCCCTTCATGACAACCCCGATCGCCACGTTCGATGCACCCTGGGCCATGGATTTCCTGCCCGGCTCGTCCCGCGCGTTAGTCACGGAAAAGGCTGGCCGCCTGTGGCTGATTGACGTCAACGGCGGCGCGAAGAAATCCGTCGCGGGCGTGCCGGCCGTCGTTTCCGATGGGCAGGGCGGGCTTCTGGACGTCAAGGTGGGTCCAGGCTTTGCACGGGACGGCGGGATCTATTTCACCTTTTCGGAAGCTTCGCAGAATGGCGGAAGCCAGCTCGCTTTGGCTCGCGGCAATCTGATCGATGGGACCGGCGCCGCCCGGCTCGACAAGGTGCAGGTCATCTGGCGCAACCCGACCGGCGGCAAGGGCGGGCATTTCGGTGCGCGCATCGCCATCGCGCCCGATGGCAAGTCGCTGTTCCTTAGCGCCGGCGAACGGCAGCGCTTCATGCCCGCGCAGGATCCGAACCTGCCGATGGGCAAGATCCTGCACCTGACGCTCGACGGCAAGCCAGTTGCGGCGGGGCGGCCCGGCGCCTCGAGCGTAACCGTAATCGATCCGCCGACAGACAGCGAGGTCGCGAAGCAGGCCACGGGGCGCACGGTTACATGGCCCGGGACGAACAATACGCTAGCGGAGACGTGGACGTCCGGACACCGCAACCCGCTCGGCTTGGCCTTCGCGCCCGATGGCAGGCTGTGGGAGATCGAGATGGGGCCGAAGGGGGGCGACGAACTGAACCTCATCCTCAAGGGCCGCAACTACGGCTATCCTCGGGTTTCGAACGGCACCAATTACAACGGCGTCGATATTCCCGATCACAAACCGGGCGACGGCTTCGAAGCGCCCAAGGCGTGGTGGAACCCCTCGATCTCTCCGGCCGACTTGCTGATTTATTCGGGCACGATGTTCCCGCAATGGACGGGCGATGCGCTTATTCCGGCGCTATCGGGGCAGGCACTGATCCACGTTCCGCTGCGCGGGGATCGGGCCGGCAAAGCGGAGCAATGGGACATGGGCAAGCGCATCCGCGCGGTCGACCAGGGGCCGGACGGCGCGGTTTATCTGCTGGAGGATGAAGCGGGCGCCCGCCTCCTCAAGCTGACCCCCACTCAGGCGCGGCGGTAA